A single genomic interval of Carassius carassius chromosome 24, fCarCar2.1, whole genome shotgun sequence harbors:
- the LOC132103597 gene encoding coiled-coil domain-containing protein 12-like produces the protein MEKPVGSLQDQALKRKERLKALRDRQLQGHAPEDGEPERKRPLEDSETEDRHRELKLRNYTPEDKELKERQVPKAKPASVEDKVKDQLQAADPEPVIEEVDLANLAPRKPDWDLKRDVAKKLEKLERRTQKAIAELIRDLLKGSEEELAGAVGAVGMEEGVSD, from the exons ATGGAGAAACCTGTGGGTTCTTTACAAGATCAAGCTTTGAAAAGGAAAGAAAGACTAAAAGCTCTGCGAGACCGCCAACTTCAA GGACATGCACCTGAGGATGGAGAGCCTGAGAGAAAAAGACCTCTGGAGGATTCTGAGACAGAGGACAGACACAG AGAGCTGAAGCTGAGGAATTATACGCCGGAGGACAAGGAGCTGAAGGAGAGACAGGTGCCCAAAGCAAAACCTGCATCAG TGGAGGACAAGGTCAAGGACCAGCTGCAAGCTGCAGACCCAGAGCCTGTGATTGAGGAAGTG GATCTGGCCAATCTTGCCCCCAGAAAACCAGACTG GGATCTAAAGAGGGACGTTGCCAAGAAGCTTGAGAAATTAGAGAGGCGAACACAGAAAGCTATTGCTGAACTTATAC GTGACCTGCTCAAGGGAAGTGAGGAAGAGCTGGCTGGAGCAGTTGGAGCAGTTGGCATGGAAGAGGGAGTCTCAGACTGA